Proteins encoded by one window of Aphis gossypii isolate Hap1 chromosome X, ASM2018417v2, whole genome shotgun sequence:
- the LOC114129462 gene encoding inhibitor of growth protein 5-like isoform X1 translates to MASAHYLEHYLDSLESLPVELQRNFTLMRDLDSRTQTLMCNIDKLADDYLSNVKGYAPDKKSEALTSIQRQFNKAKEYGDDKVQLAIQTYELVDKHIRKLDSDLARFEAEIQDKSIGATRNIEGNSQKQGCKKTKDKDTRKKNLTSEEELASNNTVKKKQLKKGVVKTTSAAPSKARFINVVTKSINPANIVTSVTLENSSLTGALVDAGSSHSTEVLDMPVDPNEPTYCLCNQVSYGEMIGCDNPDCPIEWFHFACVKLTTKPKGKWFCPKCIADKKKKITC, encoded by the exons atggCTTCTGCGCATTACTTGGAACACTATTTGGACA GTTTAGAGAGTCTTCCTGTTGAGTTGCAGCGTAATTTCACTCTGATGCGAGATCTCGACTCGAGAACTCAAACATTGATGTGCAACATTGACAAACTGGCAGATGATTATTTGTCAAATGTCAAAGGGTACGCACCAGATAAAAAATCTGAAGCCTTAACCAGCATACAACGTCAATTTAACAAAGCAAAAGAATATGGTGATGATAAAGTGCAATTGGCTATACAAACTTATGAATtg GTAGATAAACACATAAGGAAACTAGATTCAGATTTAGCACGTTTCGAAGCTGAAATTCAAGACAAATCCATCGGTGCTACCAGAAATATAGAGGGAAATTCACAAAAAC AAGGATGCAAAAAAACTAAAGACAAAGATACAAGAAAGAAAAATCTAACGAGTGAAGAAGAATTAGCTTCTAATAATACGGTTAAAAAGAAACAACTGAAAAAAG GAGTTGTAAAAACAACAAGTGCTGCACCTAGTAAAGCTCGTTTTATCAATGTTGTCactaaatcaataaatcctGCAAACATCGTCACAAGTGTTACACTAGAAAATAGTTCCCTTACTGGTGCATTAGTTGATGCTGGATCTTCACATTCTACTGAAGTATTAGACATGCCTGTCGATCCAAATGAACCCACATATTGTTTATGTAACCAAGTCTCTTATGGTGAAATGATTGGCTGTGATAACCCAGat tgtccAATTGAATGGTTCCACTTTGCATGCGTCAAATTAACTACCAAGCCTAAAGGAAAATGGTTCTGTCCTAAATGTATagcagacaaaaaaaaaaaaataacatgttaa
- the LOC114127799 gene encoding peroxidase-like encodes MLSFIIGRMNSSISIQLLICLLIFLPSYCRGYDDPCKSKDPRVFSKLCGKVSAPNYEDWYKNLTIGVIEEEIRKNIDRIQYNRFTEDYIVSQISDHLQIGSSPFRGQLIDSTLSKEANLEYRNAELLVSISRSIMSSYCPTYQYTGAIPVQQCAEDLSKVEVSKTSLRDMCSEYFKERQCIERDLKYRSLDGSCNNFMYTYLGKATTAYKRLLFPDYVDGIQEVSERLPNARKVSVGLVCDEESFDNKKTMAMAIWGIFIGHDLSRTAVSTMGNNNTFVRCCGDNGLIHYTMNKYVKSCNPIIIPNDDAFYEPKLQSCMDYVRSVPAMRSDCTFGHIDQMNLATHYLDGSMIYGTTEEQTLSLRTMKGGQLKVVDVVVNLYVSPEDLYTKYPVPKTEKHLHYMEPESVACQHGNGTCFKAGDVRANAHPQLAALYTLWIRQHNRIAEELKSHYELLTDEELFQEARKIVVAYIQHITYSEWLPALLGVDYTTNTELDMMHRMHSSYIKEADPRVSNSFATAILPFAYSMLSDNIILYTENRRVNGSFSLKEHYNSPLYSVMNYTDQLIRGLTTQNAQNVDMLFTETLTNYLYNTHPANLFGMDFISLAIQQGRDHGIPSYTEFRKYCELKDIKSIKDLSKIMIEGSVDKLMKQYKTWDDIDLLVGALLEKHAEGAMVGPTMRCIIGEQFVRTRVADRYFYDIDEFSQTQLASIKSLTFAKFFCDNSNNVTIMQQQAFLTLSKSNQMKNCSSFPEFSLQNWMELI; translated from the exons atgttatCG TTTATAATTGGCAGAATGAATTCTTCGATATCCATacaattattgatttgtttgttgatatttttaccATCGTACTGTAGAGGATATGATGATCCTTGTAAATCCAAAGATCCTCgtgtttttagtaaattatgtggaaaag TTTCAGCGCCAAATTACGAAGACTGGTACAAAAATCTTACAATCGGTGTAATAGAAGAAgaaattcgaaaaaatatagataggaTTCAATACAACCGTTTTACTGAGGATTATATAGTATCACAAATTAGTGATCATTTGCAAATTGGAAGCAGCCCTTTTCGTGGACAACTTATCGATTCAACGCTTTCCAAAGAAGCCAATTTGGAATATCGGAACGCTGAACTTCTAGTTTCGATTTCGCGCAGTATAATGAGTTCATATTGTCCTac atatcAGTACACGGGAGCTATTCCTGTACAGCAGTGTGCCGAAGACTTATCAAAAGTAGAAGTAAGCAAAACATCATTGCGGGATATGTGTTCTGAGTATTTCAAAGAAAGACAGTGCATTGAAAGGGACTTAAAATATCGTAGTTTAGATGGTTCTTGTAACAACTTTATGTACACCTACTTAGGAAAGGCAACTACCGCTTATAAACGTTTGCTGTTTCCAGATTACGTAGATG gtaTTCAAGAAGTTTCAGAACGACTGCCTAATGCTAGAAAAGTGAGCGTCGGTCTTGTCTGTGACGAGGAGTCGTTTGACAACAAAAAAACGATGGCAATGGCCATTTGGGGAATTTTCATTGGCCACGATCTATCACGCACGGCAGTTTCCACCATGG gaaataataacacattcgTGAGATGTTGTGGTGACAACGGACTGatacattatactatgaaCAAATACGTTAAGTCGTGCAATCCCATAATAATACCAAACGATGATGCATTTTATGAACCAAAATTACAATCTTGCATGGACTACGTGCGTTCAGTGCCAGCGATGCGTTCTGATTGCACATTTGGACACATAGACCAA ATGAACTTGGCAACTCATTATTTAGACGGGTCGATGATTTATGGTACGACAGAGGAACAGACATTGTCGTTGAGGACCATGAAAGGAGGCCAACTGAAGGTAGTCGATGTAGTCGTCAATCTGTACGTCAGCCCCGAGGATCTTTACACAAAGTATCCGGTTCCGAAAACAGAGAAGCACTTGCATTACATGGAGCCGGAATCGGTTGCGTGCCAGCACGGCAACGGCACATGTTTCAAAGCTGGTGACGTCCGGGCAAACGCTCATCCCCAACTGGCGGCGTTGTACACGCTGTGGATCAGGCAACACAATCGAATCGCAGAAGAATTGAAATCGCACTACGAATTGTTGACCGACGAAGAGCTTTTCCAAGAGGCCAGGAAAATTGTGGTAGCGTACATACAGCACATAACCTACTCGGAGTGGCTGCCGGCGTTGCTCGGCGTCGACTACACCACAAATACCGAGCTGGACATGATGCACCGTATGCACAGCTCGTACATAAAGGAAGCCGACCCGCGTGTGAGCAACAGCTTCGCGACCGCGATACTGCCGTTCGCCTATTCCATGCTCAGCGATAACATCAT TTTATACACTGAAAACCGAAGGGTCAACGGAAGTTTTTCGCTAAAGGAACATTACAACTCGCCACTATATTCAGTGATGAACTACACAGATCAACTTATCAGAGGACTAACTACGCAGAATGCACAAAATGTCGATATGCTATTTACAGAAACG ttgacaaattacttatacaatacTCATCCAGCTAATTTGTTTGGAATGGATTTTATTAGTTTGGCTATACAACAAGGCCGTGATCACGGTATTCCAAGTTACACGGAATTCagaaaatattgtgaattaaaagatataaaaagtataaaagacTTGTCCAAGATCATGATAGAAGga TCAGTGGATAAATTAATGAAGCAGTACAAAACTTGGGACGATATAGATCTATTGGTAGGTGCATTGCTAGAGAAGCACGCAGAGGGCGCGATGGTTGGCCCAACCATGAGGTGTATCATTGGAGAGCAATTTGTAAGAACTAGAGTTGcagatagatatttttatgacataGATGAATTCTCCCAAA cacAACTGGCCAGTATCAAAAGCTTGACGTTTGCCAAATTTTTTTGTGACAACAGCAATAACGTTACAATTATGCAACAACAAGCGTTTTTGACACTTTCTAAATCcaatcaaatgaaaaattgtagTTCATTCCCGGAGTTCTCCCTTCAAAACTGGATGGAGCTTATTTAA
- the LOC114129462 gene encoding inhibitor of growth protein 5-like isoform X2 encodes MASAHYLEHYLDSLESLPVELQRNFTLMRDLDSRTQTLMCNIDKLADDYLSNVKGYAPDKKSEALTSIQRQFNKAKEYGDDKVQLAIQTYELVDKHIRKLDSDLARFEAEIQDKSIGATRNIEGNSQKRCKKTKDKDTRKKNLTSEEELASNNTVKKKQLKKGVVKTTSAAPSKARFINVVTKSINPANIVTSVTLENSSLTGALVDAGSSHSTEVLDMPVDPNEPTYCLCNQVSYGEMIGCDNPDCPIEWFHFACVKLTTKPKGKWFCPKCIADKKKKITC; translated from the exons atggCTTCTGCGCATTACTTGGAACACTATTTGGACA GTTTAGAGAGTCTTCCTGTTGAGTTGCAGCGTAATTTCACTCTGATGCGAGATCTCGACTCGAGAACTCAAACATTGATGTGCAACATTGACAAACTGGCAGATGATTATTTGTCAAATGTCAAAGGGTACGCACCAGATAAAAAATCTGAAGCCTTAACCAGCATACAACGTCAATTTAACAAAGCAAAAGAATATGGTGATGATAAAGTGCAATTGGCTATACAAACTTATGAATtg GTAGATAAACACATAAGGAAACTAGATTCAGATTTAGCACGTTTCGAAGCTGAAATTCAAGACAAATCCATCGGTGCTACCAGAAATATAGAGGGAAATTCACAAAAAC GATGCAAAAAAACTAAAGACAAAGATACAAGAAAGAAAAATCTAACGAGTGAAGAAGAATTAGCTTCTAATAATACGGTTAAAAAGAAACAACTGAAAAAAG GAGTTGTAAAAACAACAAGTGCTGCACCTAGTAAAGCTCGTTTTATCAATGTTGTCactaaatcaataaatcctGCAAACATCGTCACAAGTGTTACACTAGAAAATAGTTCCCTTACTGGTGCATTAGTTGATGCTGGATCTTCACATTCTACTGAAGTATTAGACATGCCTGTCGATCCAAATGAACCCACATATTGTTTATGTAACCAAGTCTCTTATGGTGAAATGATTGGCTGTGATAACCCAGat tgtccAATTGAATGGTTCCACTTTGCATGCGTCAAATTAACTACCAAGCCTAAAGGAAAATGGTTCTGTCCTAAATGTATagcagacaaaaaaaaaaaaataacatgttaa